In Cicer arietinum cultivar CDC Frontier isolate Library 1 chromosome 1, Cicar.CDCFrontier_v2.0, whole genome shotgun sequence, one DNA window encodes the following:
- the LOC101500887 gene encoding uncharacterized protein: MDRNENGLNKKLFLKRTLQFVFSISAFSIFLCYSSGFFIHPQTFNAYFSTFLFTLFTHTLERKYMFLICNGILAFLVKNSLIITTTSSHSHSDQLHASDDMVDYRKQQLTNDQDHQEIWTHQIVAPLTSFESHEEVSIMAEEQDDEYCEEKVSEAEEHKEDTLYIQNEACIADEKEIKLKGIYNDDDDDDVDDKVDETTLATNEELVNTEELNRKFEEFIRKMKEEMRIEAQTQLISV, translated from the coding sequence ATGGATCGTAATGAGAATGGATTGAACAAGAAGCTTTTCTTGAAAAGAACATTGCAATTTGTTTTCTCAATTTCTGCTTTTTCTATCTTCCTTTGTTACTCTTCTGGCTTTTTCATACACCCTCAAACCTTCAATGCCTACTTCTCCACATTCCTTTTCACCTTGTTCACACACACCCTTGAAAGGAAATACATGTTTCTCATTTGTAATGGAATCCTTGCATTTCTAGTCAAAAACTCACTCATCATCACTACTACCTCTTCACATTCTCACTCTGATCAACTTCATGCTTCTGATGATATGGTAGACTACCGGAAGCAACAACTGACTAATGATCAGGACCACCAAGAGATATGGACTCATCAAATAGTTGCCCCTTTAACAAGTTTTGAATCTCATGAGGAAGTTTCTATTATGGCTGAAGAACAAGATGATGAGTACTGTGAAGAAAAAGTTTCAGAAGCTGAAGAACATAAAGAAGATACCTTATATATTCAAAATGAGGCTTGCATAGCAGATGAAAAAGAGATCAAGCTCAAAGGGATatataatgatgatgatgatgatgatgttgatgataAAGTAGATGAAACAACATTGGCAACAAATGAAGAATTAGTAAATACAGAAGAATTGAACAGAAAGTTTGAAGAATTCATAAGGAAAATGAAAGAGGAGATGAGAATTGAAGCTCAAACACAACTTATTTCTGTCTAG
- the LOC101488220 gene encoding putative protein FAR1-RELATED SEQUENCE 10, translating into MNSVPSKNLWIRRQQCPCGDWKCYITYEGDAEECSAAPESVKSDKTSSCGTMITPYVGMVFKSDDEAFEYYGNFARKNGFSIRKERSRISPQLGIYKRDFVCYRSGFAPVKKKPNGENHRDRKSVRCGCDAKMYLSKEVVDGVSQWFVVQFSNVHNHELLEDDQVRLLPAYRKIHEADQERILLLSKAGFPIHRIVKMLELEKGIQGGHLPFLERDVRNFVQNRKKVVQENEALLSEKRENDVLELLEVCKAMKEADVEFVYDFSVDENEKVENIAWSYGDSVNANAVFGDVVYFDTTYRSITYGLLFGVWFGIDSCGRTIFFGCVLLQDETPQSFSWALQTFLRFMRGRCPQTILSDLDPGLRDAIRSEFPGTKHIIPLWNILNKVSSWFSLPLGSRYAEFKSEFNALFHIENTEEFELQWSQMISVFGLGSDKHTDLLYSVRASWAQSYVIGYFLARMATTAYSKSIDSFLKGIFTEHRCLRSFFEQVGISANFRHQSHHETQYTNLRTCIPIEEHARSILTPYAFNALQQELSLAMQYASSEMANGSYIIRHFKRLDGERLVIWLAEDEQIHCSCKEFESSGILCRHAIHVLVMKNYFQLPDKYYLSRWRRECSLLVEDEHNNQSIIGGEWFQEYHSLAETLFSESLITKERSDYVRKELIKELNRILHEVRNLPETDGVCSMNMTVSPNS; encoded by the exons ATGAATTCAGTACCTTCCAAAAACCTATGGATTCGGAGACAACAGTGTCCTTGTGGTGATTGGAAGTGTTACATTACATATGAAGGTGATGCTGAGGAGTGTTCTGCAGCACCAGAATCAGTCAAATCAGATAAAACATCATCTTGTGGAACTATGATTACCCCTTATGTTGGAATGGTGTTTAAGAGTGATGATGAAGCTTTTGAATATTATGGAAACTTTGCTAGGAAAAATGGTTTCTCCATTAGGAAAGAAAGAAGTAGAATTAGCCCTCAGTTGGGGATTTACAAGCGTGACTTTGTTTGTTATCGATCCGGGTTTGCCCCAGTGAAGAAGAAACCCAATGGAGAAAATCATAGAGATAGGAAATCGGTTAGGTGTGGATGTGATGCAAAAATGTACCTTTCTAAGGAGGTTGTTGATGGTGTTTCTCAATGGTTTGTTGTGCAGTTTAGTAATGTGCACAATCACGAACTTTTGGAAGATGATCAAGTGCGCCTTTTACCTGCGTATCGTAAAATTCATGAGGCTGATCAGGAGCGTATACTCTTGCTTTCGAAAGCAGGGTTTCCGATACACCGGATAGTGAAAATGCTTGAGCTTGAAAAGGGGATTCAAGGCGGGCATTTGCCTTTCTTGGAAAGGGATGTGAGGAACTTTGTCCAAAATCGCAAGAAGGTTGTTCAAGAGAACGAGGCACTGCTAAGTGAGAAAAGAGAAAACGATGTTTTGGAACTTCTTGAGGTTTGCAAAGCCATGAAAGAAGCAGATGTTgaatttgtttatgatttttcagTGGATGAGAATGAGAAGGTTGAAAATATAGCTTGGTCGTATGGTGATTCTGTTAACGCGAACGCCGTGTTTGGTGATGTAGTTTATTTTGACACTACTTATCGATCAATCACTTATGGATTGCTTTTTGGAGTGTGGTTTGGTATTGATAGCTGTGGCAGAACCATTTTTTTCGGTTGTGTTTTATTGCAGGATGAAACGCCTCAATCGTTCTCGTGGGCGTTACAG ACATTTCTCCGGTTCATGAGAGGAAGATGTCCACAAACAATTCTATCTGATCTTGATCCCGGGCTTAGAGATGCCATTAGAAGCGAATTTCCAGGAACTAAACATATCATTCCACTGTGGAATATTCTGAACAAGGTATCAAGCTGGTTTTCCCTTCCTCTGGGATCTCGCTACGCAGAATTTAAATCCGAGTTCAACGCCTTATTTCACATTGAGAATACAGAGGAATTTGAACTTCAATGGAGCCAAATGATTTCTGTTTTTGGACTTGGTTCAGATAAACATACTGATTTACTGTATTCAGTTCGAGCATCCTGGGCACAATCGTATGTGATAGGTTACTTTTTGGCCCGAATGGCGACAACAGCGTATTCCAAGTCTATAGATTCGTTTCTGAAAGGAATCTTCACCGAACATAGGTGTTTGCGTAGCTTTTTCGAACAG GTTGGCATTTCTGCAAATTTTCGACATCAATCACATCATGAGACTCAATATACAAATCTTAGAACTTGCATACCAATTGAAGAGCATGCACGGAGTATTCTCACACCTTATGCTTTCAATGCTTTGCAGCAAGAGTTATCGCTGGCAATGCAGTATGCTTCATCCGAAATGGCCAATGGATCATATATTATCCGACACTTCAAAAGGTTGGATGGAGAGCGGCTCGTGATATGGCTGGCGGAAGATGAACAGATACACTGCTCTTGCAAGGAGTTTGAATCCTCAGGAATATTATGCAGACACGCTATTCATGTACTTGTAATGAAGAATTACTTTCAGCTTCCTGACAAATACTATTTAAGTAGATGGCGACGGGAATGCTCTTTACTCGTCGAGGATGAACATAACAACCAAAGTATAATTGGTGGTGAATGGTTTCAAGAATATCACTCCCTAGCTGAAACTTTGTTTTCAGAATCATTGATTACGAAAGAGAGATCCGACTATGTTCGCAAAGAACTGATAAAAGAACTTAATAGGATTCTTCATGAGGTTAGAAATTTGCCTGAGACTGATGGAGTCTGCAGCATGAACATGACGGTTTCGCCAAATAGCTAG